Proteins encoded within one genomic window of Stigmatopora argus isolate UIUO_Sarg chromosome 21, RoL_Sarg_1.0, whole genome shotgun sequence:
- the c19h1orf216 gene encoding uncharacterized protein c19h1orf216 isoform X1 yields MGENQSRPGMLDPDHRLAYRGQDAANRSSPSSLNRKYDQDGNSNFLRSGGDENQNPQRPGKPGPLGPESKISPGVLSPRSRLPCWSTLEPLPEIEYGEDGSGRVPPDGAEERQTVEEDASEKKTDPEKRRSSLLARSDLDEMMKLENDDEWGDSGSESDSGGSMSSVRLERGADWLSTGGLERMTFDDRKDREPAGSHYREPPGKRRSFSRPSVSGAGHLEDLLEEGTENHQEQSSDSDAELPQMMDDAVWTLRDRERFKAQEMEKHQVQLTMYRRLALIRWLRTLQARVEEQQNRLQSSFDVILTHRKELLRVGAAVVNAVAPPAAVGQS; encoded by the exons ATGGG TGAGAATCAGTCGCGGCCAGGGATGCTGGATCCAGATCACCGTCTGGCCTACCGCGGCCAAGACGCCGCCAATCGCTCCTCTCCCTCATCGCTAAACAGGAAGTACGACCAAGACGGCAACTCCAACTTCCTGAGATCCGGAGGAGATGAAAACCAAAACCCGCAGCGTCCCGGCAAACCGGGCCCTCTCGGCCCCGAGTCCAAAATCTCGCCCGGCGTCCTATCGCCTCGTTCCCGCCTACCCTGCTGGAGCACCTTGGAGCCCCTTCCCGAAATCGAGTACGGCGAGGACGGTTCCGGCCGAGTGCCTCCCGACGGCGCCGAGGAACGGCAGACGGTGGAAGAAGATGCCAGCGAGAAGAAGACGGATCCGGAGAAGAGAAGAAGCAGCCTCCTGGCTCGCTCGGATCTGGACGAGATGATGAAGCTGGAGAACGACGACGAGTGGGGCGACAGCGGCTCCGAGTCCGACTCCGGCGGGAGCATGTCGTCCGTCCGCCTGGAGCGCGGCGCCGACTGGTTGTCCACCGGAGGTCTGGAGCGCATGACGTTCGACGATCGCAAGGACCGGGAACCCGCCGGGAGCCACTACCGAGAACCCCCCGGGAAACGAAGGAGCTTCAGTCGCCCTTCCGTGTCCGGGGCGGGTCACCTGGAAGACCTCCTGGAAGAAGGGACGGAGAACCATCAGGAGCAGTCGTCGGATTCCGACGCCGAGCTCCCGCAGATGATGGACGACGCCGTGTGGACGCTGCGCGACCGCGAGAGGTTCAAAGCCCAGGAGATGGAGAAGCACCAGGTGCAGTTGACCATGTACCGGCGGCTTGCGCTGATCCGCTGGCTGCGCACGCTGCAGGCTCGCGTGGAGGAGCAGCAGAACCGCCTGCAGTCCAGTTTCGACGTCATCCTCACCCACAGGAAGGAGCTGCTGCGCGTGGGCGCCGCCGTGGTTAACGCCGTCGCGCCACCCGCCGCCGTGGGACAGTCATGA
- the c19h1orf216 gene encoding uncharacterized protein c19h1orf216 isoform X2 → MLDPDHRLAYRGQDAANRSSPSSLNRKYDQDGNSNFLRSGGDENQNPQRPGKPGPLGPESKISPGVLSPRSRLPCWSTLEPLPEIEYGEDGSGRVPPDGAEERQTVEEDASEKKTDPEKRRSSLLARSDLDEMMKLENDDEWGDSGSESDSGGSMSSVRLERGADWLSTGGLERMTFDDRKDREPAGSHYREPPGKRRSFSRPSVSGAGHLEDLLEEGTENHQEQSSDSDAELPQMMDDAVWTLRDRERFKAQEMEKHQVQLTMYRRLALIRWLRTLQARVEEQQNRLQSSFDVILTHRKELLRVGAAVVNAVAPPAAVGQS, encoded by the coding sequence ATGCTGGATCCAGATCACCGTCTGGCCTACCGCGGCCAAGACGCCGCCAATCGCTCCTCTCCCTCATCGCTAAACAGGAAGTACGACCAAGACGGCAACTCCAACTTCCTGAGATCCGGAGGAGATGAAAACCAAAACCCGCAGCGTCCCGGCAAACCGGGCCCTCTCGGCCCCGAGTCCAAAATCTCGCCCGGCGTCCTATCGCCTCGTTCCCGCCTACCCTGCTGGAGCACCTTGGAGCCCCTTCCCGAAATCGAGTACGGCGAGGACGGTTCCGGCCGAGTGCCTCCCGACGGCGCCGAGGAACGGCAGACGGTGGAAGAAGATGCCAGCGAGAAGAAGACGGATCCGGAGAAGAGAAGAAGCAGCCTCCTGGCTCGCTCGGATCTGGACGAGATGATGAAGCTGGAGAACGACGACGAGTGGGGCGACAGCGGCTCCGAGTCCGACTCCGGCGGGAGCATGTCGTCCGTCCGCCTGGAGCGCGGCGCCGACTGGTTGTCCACCGGAGGTCTGGAGCGCATGACGTTCGACGATCGCAAGGACCGGGAACCCGCCGGGAGCCACTACCGAGAACCCCCCGGGAAACGAAGGAGCTTCAGTCGCCCTTCCGTGTCCGGGGCGGGTCACCTGGAAGACCTCCTGGAAGAAGGGACGGAGAACCATCAGGAGCAGTCGTCGGATTCCGACGCCGAGCTCCCGCAGATGATGGACGACGCCGTGTGGACGCTGCGCGACCGCGAGAGGTTCAAAGCCCAGGAGATGGAGAAGCACCAGGTGCAGTTGACCATGTACCGGCGGCTTGCGCTGATCCGCTGGCTGCGCACGCTGCAGGCTCGCGTGGAGGAGCAGCAGAACCGCCTGCAGTCCAGTTTCGACGTCATCCTCACCCACAGGAAGGAGCTGCTGCGCGTGGGCGCCGCCGTGGTTAACGCCGTCGCGCCACCCGCCGCCGTGGGACAGTCATGA